In Ailuropoda melanoleuca isolate Jingjing unplaced genomic scaffold, ASM200744v2 unplaced-scaffold69443, whole genome shotgun sequence, the genomic stretch TCGCCATCCACATTGCCCACAGGGACTGGGAAGACGCCGCGTGGAGGAAGCTGCTGGTGGAGAGGCTTGGGATGACCCCTGCTCAGATTCAGGCCTTGCTTCGGGAAGGGGAGAAGTACGGCCGTGGCGTGATAGCGGGCAAGTGTCGATAGGCCAGAGGCTGCTCAGACACCTCCAAGGGCTACCCCCCAGGATCTAGCTCGGGAGTTTtgtggcttgttttcttttggacTGCTTGGTGTGTGGGCCGTGGTTTCTTTAAGCAACACACCCGTCAAAGGGGCAGCAGGGGGCcctccctgggctgggggagggggagttgcCCAGGTCCCACCACCTCAGGTGAACCCTGCATCCGCTCTGGGCCTCAGGGCCCATTTTTGATCAGAGAGGCAGGACAGGTTCCAAGTCTCCACGTGGCATTTGcctgtgggtgtgtatgtgtacaccCACGTGCGCGCGCacgagtgtgtctgtgtgtgc encodes the following:
- the LOC117800390 gene encoding protein EOLA1-like, translating into MRFGCLSFRQPYAGFVLNGVKTVETRWRPLLSSHRNCTIAIHIAHRDWEDAAWRKLLVERLGMTPAQIQALLREGEKYGRGVIAGKCR